From the Panthera leo isolate Ple1 chromosome C1, P.leo_Ple1_pat1.1, whole genome shotgun sequence genome, one window contains:
- the ASDURF gene encoding ASNSD1 upstream open reading frame protein, whose protein sequence is MPSRGSQPEDGAALSSADNSTPHKEDLSSKIKEQKIVVDELSNLKKNRKVYRQQQNSNIFFLADRTEMLSESKNILDELKKEYQEIENSEKTKIKK, encoded by the exons ATGCCCAGCCGTGGGTCTCAACCCGAGGACGGCGCTGCGCTGTCCTCTGCAGATAACTCGACCCCGCACAAGGAGGATCTTAGCAGCAAG attaaagaacaaaaaattgtTGTGGATGAACTTTCTAACCTGAAGAAGAACAGG AAAGTATATAGGCAGCAACAGAACAGCAACATATTCTTTCTTGCAGACCGAACCGAAATGCTTTCTGAAAGCAAAA ataTATTGGATGAACTGAAAAAAGAataccaagaaatagaaaactcagagaagaccaaaatcaagaaataa